From a single Haloarcula sp. DT43 genomic region:
- a CDS encoding formyltetrahydrofolate deformylase gives MCTVTRGLTEITVVGEDDTGLIAEVTSLLFERGINIEDLDQAVREGVFRMTMRVDTAEMVTTEEKLREDLTELGDELGVDVQVRFPADRETQTIAVLVTKESHCLEALFEAWANGDLGADIEVVIGNHDDLEPLAAKYDVPFHDIGDEKGTPDEDQLLDLLAEYDADLIALARYMRILSPDVVFRYESRIINVHPSLLPAFPGASAYMQAIEEGVRIAGVTAHYVTTDLDQGPIITQRAFNVPDDATEEELQRIGQPLEAEALIEAIKLHLNDEVTVHRGRTKLRDPEETSVQLGAPEELDRNNPDRPIDGLGEFVAEDEFEADD, from the coding sequence GTGTGTACCGTGACGCGCGGCCTGACCGAGATTACCGTCGTCGGTGAGGACGACACCGGCCTCATCGCCGAGGTGACCTCGCTGCTGTTCGAGCGGGGCATCAACATCGAGGACCTGGACCAGGCCGTCCGGGAGGGCGTGTTCCGGATGACCATGCGCGTCGACACCGCCGAGATGGTGACCACAGAGGAGAAACTCCGCGAGGACCTCACCGAACTCGGCGACGAACTCGGCGTCGACGTGCAGGTCCGGTTCCCCGCCGACCGCGAGACACAGACCATCGCCGTCCTCGTCACGAAGGAGTCACACTGCCTCGAAGCCCTGTTCGAGGCGTGGGCCAACGGCGACCTCGGGGCCGACATCGAGGTGGTCATCGGCAACCACGACGACCTCGAACCGCTGGCCGCGAAGTACGACGTGCCCTTCCACGACATCGGCGACGAGAAGGGGACGCCCGACGAGGACCAGCTGCTCGACCTGCTGGCGGAGTACGACGCCGACCTCATCGCGCTGGCCCGCTACATGCGCATCCTCTCGCCGGACGTGGTCTTCCGCTACGAGAGCCGCATCATCAACGTCCACCCGAGCCTGCTGCCCGCGTTCCCCGGCGCGTCGGCGTACATGCAGGCCATCGAGGAGGGCGTCCGCATCGCCGGCGTCACCGCCCACTACGTGACGACCGACCTCGACCAGGGCCCCATCATCACCCAGCGGGCGTTCAACGTCCCCGACGACGCCACCGAGGAGGAACTCCAGCGGATAGGCCAGCCCCTGGAGGCCGAGGCGCTCATCGAGGCCATCAAGCTGCACCTCAACGACGAGGTGACCGTCCACCGCGGCCGGACGAAGCTCCGCGACCCCGAGGAGACGTCCGTCCAGCTGGGCGCGCCCGAGGAACTCGACCGCAACAACCCCGACCGCCCCATCGACGGGCTCGGGGAGTTCGTCGCCGAGGACGAGTTCGAAGCGGACGACTGA
- a CDS encoding DUF7504 family protein codes for MSQRRDDRYAFDDLPLNPVEPGTSLLVTGPVLSGAREVGLRLLCSSDADGGTVFIATDSDAATMLEEFGSHGGVLERERVRVVDCAQESDDLPEESVSAVSTPADLTGIGIEYSGHYESTYASGYTRVRTGIVTLTPLLVYSDDVRAVYRFLNTVTGRIGTADGLGICVLDPDAHETQVVESVAQFFDGRVDVRADAGDLELQVAGLRDQPSDWTPVGT; via the coding sequence ATGTCACAGCGCCGGGACGACCGCTACGCGTTCGACGACCTGCCCCTGAACCCGGTCGAGCCGGGGACGAGCCTGCTCGTGACGGGGCCCGTTCTGAGCGGCGCGCGGGAGGTGGGACTGCGACTGCTCTGCAGTTCCGACGCCGACGGCGGCACCGTCTTCATCGCGACGGACAGCGACGCCGCGACGATGCTTGAGGAGTTCGGGAGCCACGGCGGCGTGCTCGAACGGGAGCGGGTCCGCGTCGTCGACTGCGCACAGGAGAGCGACGACCTGCCCGAGGAGAGCGTCTCCGCGGTGAGTACGCCGGCTGACCTGACGGGCATCGGCATCGAGTACTCCGGTCACTACGAGTCGACGTACGCCAGCGGCTACACGCGGGTTCGGACCGGCATCGTCACACTGACGCCGCTGCTGGTCTACAGCGACGACGTCCGGGCGGTGTACCGGTTTCTCAACACCGTCACCGGCCGCATCGGGACCGCGGACGGGCTCGGCATCTGCGTGCTCGACCCCGACGCACACGAGACGCAGGTCGTCGAGAGCGTGGCGCAGTTCTTCGACGGCCGAGTCGACGTGCGGGCCGACGCCGGCGACCTCGAACTCCAAGTGGCCGGCCTGCGTGACCAGCCCAGCGACTGGACCCCGGTCGGCACCTGA
- the cofC gene encoding 2-phospho-L-lactate guanylyltransferase — MRLVVPVSGSDPKTRLAAVLSPTERREFTEAMLADVVAAATAAGHEPEVVSTAPLDCAAPVTVDDRGLDDLVNDLLASTVTDGGGTLAVVMADLPLVTPESIERLLAPDAAVVLAPGLGGGTNAFVCRHPEFGVDYHGASIRDHRRIARDVGASVAEVDSRRLATDIDEPGDLAEVLLHSDGAAADWLAAAGFSLSLTDGRVAVSRE, encoded by the coding sequence ATGCGTCTCGTCGTCCCCGTCTCGGGGTCTGACCCCAAAACGCGGCTTGCCGCCGTTCTCTCGCCCACCGAGCGCCGCGAGTTCACCGAGGCGATGCTCGCGGACGTCGTCGCGGCGGCGACGGCGGCGGGCCACGAGCCGGAGGTCGTCTCGACGGCACCGCTCGACTGTGCCGCGCCGGTCACCGTCGACGACCGCGGCCTGGACGACCTCGTCAACGACCTGCTCGCGTCGACGGTGACCGACGGCGGCGGCACGCTCGCGGTCGTGATGGCGGACCTGCCGCTCGTGACTCCAGAGAGCATCGAGCGGCTCCTCGCCCCGGACGCGGCGGTGGTGCTGGCTCCGGGACTGGGCGGCGGGACGAACGCCTTTGTCTGTCGCCACCCCGAGTTCGGGGTCGACTACCACGGCGCGTCGATACGCGACCACCGACGGATTGCCCGGGACGTGGGCGCGAGCGTCGCCGAGGTCGACTCCCGGCGGCTGGCGACCGACATCGACGAACCCGGGGACCTCGCGGAAGTGCTGCTCCACAGCGACGGCGCGGCCGCCGACTGGCTCGCGGCCGCCGGTTTCAGTCTGTCGCTCACAGACGGCCGTGTGGCCGTGAGCCGCGAGTGA
- the purQ gene encoding phosphoribosylformylglycinamidine synthase I: MTISVIQFGGSNCDRDAVQALESVGLDADLVWHEDGLPEDIDGVVLPGGFSYGDYLRAGAMAARSPIMADVREAASEGTPVLGVCNGAQIGCESSLTPGAFTTNESARFQCEHVHLRVENADTPWTSQYDEGEVVELPIAHGEGRYEIPDDRLDELEAQDRVLFKYCDEDGEVTPEANPNGSKHNVAGVTGEDEHVAVMMPHPERATLSDLGRTDGRGVLEGFAE; this comes from the coding sequence GTGACTATCTCCGTCATCCAGTTCGGCGGCTCGAACTGCGACCGCGACGCTGTCCAGGCCCTCGAATCGGTGGGGCTGGACGCCGACCTCGTCTGGCACGAGGACGGTCTTCCGGAAGACATCGACGGCGTCGTCCTCCCCGGGGGCTTCTCCTACGGCGACTACCTCCGCGCTGGCGCGATGGCCGCCCGCTCGCCCATCATGGCCGACGTCCGCGAGGCCGCGAGCGAGGGGACGCCGGTGCTCGGCGTCTGCAACGGCGCACAGATAGGCTGTGAGTCGTCGCTGACCCCCGGCGCGTTCACGACCAACGAGAGCGCCCGGTTCCAGTGTGAACACGTCCACCTGCGCGTCGAGAACGCCGACACGCCCTGGACCAGCCAGTACGACGAGGGCGAGGTCGTCGAACTCCCCATCGCTCACGGCGAGGGCCGCTACGAGATTCCCGACGACCGCCTGGACGAACTCGAAGCCCAGGACCGGGTGCTGTTCAAGTACTGCGACGAAGACGGCGAGGTCACGCCCGAAGCGAACCCGAACGGCTCGAAACACAACGTCGCCGGCGTCACCGGCGAGGACGAACACGTCGCCGTCATGATGCCCCATCCCGAGCGGGCGACGCTGTCTGACCTGGGTCGGACTGACGGTCGGGGCGTCCTCGAAGGGTTCGCCGAGTAA
- a CDS encoding phosphoribosylaminoimidazolesuccinocarboxamide synthase, with product MTSVKEFRVDEPATAEELGRGAFVFTDDYSVFDWGKMPDRIPDKGASLCTMGAYNFQLLEENHVPTHYEGVRLPDSDEVLDLGEALSADAAPEEMVIELTQVPDLPFEDGRYDYDAYHAGADENYLIPLEIVFRNRVGVGSSLRSRTEPADHGLDYDDWPEEVVDLEEPIVEFSTKYEEQDRYLDREAADRIAGTASVDRLEELARAVNHIVTQQAAEADLVHEDGKIECLYYDGEIRVADVVGTFDENRFSYRGQQVSKEVIRQYHKRTQPEWVAAVSDAKQQADAEGVADWKSLCAESPQPLDESVIRVARDLYCAGTNAYVEGSVFDAPSLDDAVAAAGDL from the coding sequence ATGACGAGCGTCAAGGAGTTCCGCGTGGACGAACCGGCGACGGCCGAGGAACTGGGCCGCGGCGCGTTCGTATTCACGGACGACTACTCCGTGTTCGACTGGGGCAAGATGCCGGACCGGATTCCCGACAAGGGCGCGTCGCTGTGTACGATGGGCGCGTACAACTTCCAGCTGCTGGAGGAGAACCACGTCCCGACACACTACGAGGGCGTCAGGCTCCCGGACAGCGACGAGGTGCTCGACCTCGGCGAGGCGCTGTCGGCCGACGCCGCCCCCGAGGAGATGGTCATCGAACTCACGCAGGTCCCGGACCTCCCGTTCGAGGACGGGCGCTACGACTACGACGCCTACCACGCGGGGGCCGACGAGAACTACCTGATTCCGCTGGAAATCGTCTTCCGGAACCGCGTCGGCGTCGGGTCGTCGCTACGGTCCCGAACCGAGCCCGCCGACCACGGCCTCGACTACGACGACTGGCCCGAGGAAGTCGTCGACCTCGAGGAGCCAATCGTCGAGTTCTCGACGAAATACGAGGAACAGGACCGGTATCTCGACCGCGAGGCGGCCGACCGCATCGCCGGGACGGCCAGCGTCGACCGCCTGGAGGAACTGGCCCGTGCGGTCAACCACATCGTCACCCAGCAGGCCGCCGAGGCCGACCTCGTCCACGAGGACGGGAAAATCGAGTGCCTGTACTACGACGGGGAGATACGCGTCGCCGACGTGGTCGGGACGTTCGACGAGAACCGCTTCTCCTACCGGGGCCAGCAGGTCAGCAAGGAGGTCATCCGCCAGTACCACAAGCGCACCCAGCCCGAGTGGGTCGCGGCTGTAAGCGATGCCAAACAGCAGGCCGACGCGGAGGGCGTCGCCGACTGGAAGTCCCTCTGTGCGGAGTCGCCACAGCCGCTCGACGAGAGCGTGATTCGGGTCGCACGGGACCTCTACTGCGCCGGGACGAACGCCTACGTCGAGGGGAGCGTGTTCGACGCGCCGTCGCTCGACGACGCTGTCGCGGCCGCCGGCGACCTCTAA
- a CDS encoding GAF domain-containing protein has protein sequence MTSDSPTVLCAQPDAGERAETVDALAEAGLAVDEVGSVGSLATALDGSIDCVVTAFDFEDGDGFDVVDAVREVNPDCVVVLYTERAPADLPRGGPEQVVEYVPRTVPESRERLADVAAMAAAEVTQAAYPVPETEPERLAAVREYDIDQLAAAKTFDRLTALMTSHFDIDVAFVGLVDEHEERFLACEGANWRTLSREDTICTHTILSDETMVVEDTHEDPRFADIDALDRLDIRSYAGVRITDEAGNAVGAVCCIDSEPRRYTRTELDDLRRFADEVEEQLLLRRRLQRDT, from the coding sequence GTGACGAGTGATTCGCCGACCGTTCTCTGTGCCCAGCCGGACGCCGGCGAGCGCGCGGAGACGGTCGACGCGCTTGCCGAGGCCGGACTCGCCGTCGACGAGGTCGGGTCCGTCGGGTCGCTTGCGACGGCGCTCGACGGGTCGATTGACTGCGTCGTGACGGCCTTCGACTTCGAGGACGGGGACGGGTTCGACGTGGTCGACGCGGTCCGCGAGGTGAACCCGGACTGCGTGGTGGTCCTCTACACGGAGCGCGCGCCGGCGGACCTCCCGCGGGGCGGCCCCGAACAGGTCGTCGAGTACGTGCCACGGACGGTCCCGGAGTCCCGGGAGCGGCTGGCGGACGTCGCCGCGATGGCCGCCGCCGAGGTGACGCAGGCGGCTTACCCCGTGCCGGAGACCGAGCCGGAGCGGCTGGCCGCCGTCCGGGAGTACGACATCGACCAGCTGGCGGCGGCCAAGACGTTCGACCGGCTGACGGCGCTGATGACCAGCCACTTCGACATCGACGTGGCCTTCGTCGGCCTCGTGGACGAACACGAGGAGCGGTTCCTGGCGTGTGAGGGGGCCAACTGGCGGACCCTCTCCCGCGAGGATACCATCTGCACGCACACGATTCTCTCCGACGAGACGATGGTCGTCGAAGACACCCACGAGGACCCCCGTTTCGCAGACATCGACGCACTGGACCGGCTCGACATCAGGTCCTACGCGGGCGTGCGAATCACGGACGAGGCGGGGAACGCAGTCGGCGCGGTCTGTTGTATCGACAGCGAGCCGCGTCGCTACACGCGGACGGAACTGGACGACCTCCGGCGGTTCGCCGACGAGGTCGAGGAACAACTGCTGTTGCGACGGCGGCTCCAGAGGGATACCTGA
- the purS gene encoding phosphoribosylformylglycinamidine synthase subunit PurS yields MTAFTATVTVRLKRGVLDPEAETTQRSLERLGFDLNDLRSADVFELDLDADSADDAADRAGEMAERLLANPTIHDYDVEVAEAE; encoded by the coding sequence ATGACTGCCTTTACCGCGACCGTCACCGTCCGGCTCAAGCGAGGGGTCCTCGACCCCGAGGCCGAGACGACACAGCGCTCACTGGAACGGCTCGGCTTCGACCTGAACGACCTCCGGTCGGCGGACGTGTTCGAACTCGACCTCGACGCCGACAGCGCCGACGACGCGGCCGACCGGGCCGGCGAGATGGCCGAGCGGCTCCTGGCGAACCCCACCATCCACGACTACGACGTCGAGGTGGCCGAGGCAGAATGA
- a CDS encoding sodium:calcium antiporter: MALSLSVEVAIIVAATVAIWKGSDWLESSSERLATYYGLPEVVQGAIIVAVGSSFPEVATVVVAALEGSMPLGVGAIVGSAIFNILVIPAVAGVATDDPVESNRTLVYKEAQFYMLAVSVLLITFAFAVIYYPGEATLTGVVTRPLAAIPLALYGLYVFIQYQDTADHDPAEDWTADVAVGRQWLFLLLGLAVILVAVENLVHAVGVVGRAAGVQEFLLGVTILAAATSLPDTLVSVRAARDDRGVTSLANVLGSNTFDLLVAIPLGVLIVGAWTVDFAMAVPMFGVLTGATILLFTVLRTDLVLSEPESYVLLGAYAAFVIWVVAETAGWVGGVLPT, translated from the coding sequence ATGGCCCTCAGTCTGTCGGTCGAGGTCGCGATAATCGTCGCCGCGACGGTTGCGATATGGAAGGGCAGCGACTGGCTCGAATCGTCGAGCGAACGGCTCGCGACGTACTACGGCCTCCCCGAGGTCGTCCAGGGGGCGATAATCGTCGCCGTCGGGTCGAGCTTCCCGGAGGTCGCCACCGTCGTCGTCGCGGCGCTCGAAGGCTCGATGCCGCTCGGCGTCGGTGCAATCGTCGGCTCGGCCATCTTCAACATCCTGGTCATCCCCGCGGTCGCGGGCGTCGCCACCGACGACCCCGTGGAGTCGAACCGGACGCTGGTGTACAAGGAGGCGCAGTTCTACATGCTGGCCGTCTCCGTGTTGCTCATCACGTTCGCCTTCGCGGTCATCTACTACCCCGGCGAAGCGACGCTGACCGGCGTCGTCACGCGGCCGCTGGCGGCGATTCCGCTCGCGCTCTATGGCCTGTACGTCTTCATCCAGTACCAGGACACGGCCGACCACGACCCGGCCGAGGACTGGACCGCCGACGTCGCCGTCGGGCGGCAGTGGCTCTTCCTCCTGCTCGGCCTCGCCGTCATCCTCGTGGCCGTTGAGAACCTCGTCCACGCCGTCGGCGTCGTCGGCCGGGCCGCCGGCGTCCAGGAGTTCCTGCTTGGCGTGACGATTCTCGCGGCGGCGACGAGCCTCCCCGACACGCTCGTCAGCGTCCGGGCGGCCCGCGACGACCGCGGGGTCACGTCGCTCGCGAACGTCCTCGGCTCGAACACGTTCGACCTGCTCGTCGCCATCCCGCTGGGCGTCCTCATCGTCGGCGCGTGGACCGTCGACTTCGCCATGGCCGTGCCGATGTTCGGCGTCCTGACCGGGGCGACGATTCTTCTGTTTACCGTGCTCCGGACCGACCTCGTGTTGAGCGAGCCCGAATCGTACGTCCTGCTCGGTGCCTACGCGGCCTTCGTCATCTGGGTCGTCGCCGAGACCGCGGGGTGGGTCGGCGGCGTCTTGCCGACCTGA
- a CDS encoding tubulin/FtsZ family protein: MKLAMIGFGQAGGKIVDKFLEYDKETGSGIVRSAVAVNTAKADLLGLEHIPEENRVLIGQARVKGHGVGADNELGAEIAEEDIDEVQGAIDNIPVHEVDAFLIVAGLGGGTGSGGSPVVAKHLKRIYTEPVYGLGVLPGSDEGGIYTLNAARSFQTFVREVDNLMVFDNDAWRQTGESVEGGYDHINEEIVRRFGVLFGAGEIEAGDNVAESVVDSSEIINTLDGGGVSTVGYASEEVEVSSGGGLLSRFKGGDSGTDDGMDTANTTNRITSLVRKAALGRLTLPCEIEGAERALLVMAGPPEHLNRKGIERGRKWLEEQTGSMEVRGGDYPTNAPKVAASILLAGVHNVPRIKELQQVAIEAQDNIDDIRNQSEDNLENLVEDDEDELDPLF, encoded by the coding sequence ATGAAACTGGCGATGATCGGCTTCGGGCAGGCCGGTGGCAAAATCGTGGACAAGTTCCTCGAGTACGACAAGGAGACCGGCTCGGGAATCGTCCGCTCTGCGGTCGCTGTGAACACAGCGAAGGCAGACCTGCTTGGGCTAGAACACATTCCGGAGGAGAATCGAGTGCTCATCGGCCAGGCCCGCGTCAAGGGCCACGGCGTGGGCGCGGACAACGAACTCGGCGCGGAAATCGCCGAGGAGGACATCGACGAGGTACAGGGCGCTATCGACAACATCCCTGTCCACGAAGTCGACGCCTTCCTCATCGTCGCCGGCCTCGGCGGCGGGACGGGGTCGGGCGGGTCGCCGGTCGTCGCGAAACACCTCAAGCGTATCTACACCGAACCGGTGTACGGGCTGGGCGTCCTGCCGGGCAGCGACGAGGGGGGCATCTACACGCTGAACGCCGCCCGTTCCTTCCAGACGTTCGTGCGCGAGGTGGACAACCTCATGGTGTTCGACAACGACGCCTGGCGACAGACCGGCGAGTCCGTCGAGGGCGGCTACGACCACATCAACGAGGAAATCGTCCGCCGCTTCGGCGTGCTGTTCGGGGCCGGCGAAATCGAGGCCGGCGACAACGTCGCCGAGAGTGTCGTCGACTCCTCCGAGATTATCAACACGCTCGACGGCGGCGGCGTCTCCACCGTCGGCTACGCCTCCGAGGAGGTCGAGGTCTCCTCTGGCGGCGGCCTCCTCTCGCGGTTCAAGGGCGGCGACAGCGGTACCGACGACGGGATGGACACGGCGAACACGACGAACCGCATCACGTCACTGGTCCGGAAGGCCGCGCTGGGTCGGCTCACCCTGCCCTGTGAAATCGAGGGCGCTGAACGCGCCCTGCTCGTGATGGCCGGGCCGCCGGAGCACCTGAACCGGAAGGGAATCGAGCGCGGCCGGAAGTGGCTCGAGGAGCAGACCGGCTCGATGGAGGTCCGCGGGGGCGACTACCCGACCAACGCCCCGAAAGTGGCCGCGTCCATCCTGCTCGCCGGTGTCCACAACGTTCCACGCATCAAGGAACTCCAGCAGGTCGCCATCGAGGCACAGGACAACATCGACGACATCCGTAACCAAAGCGAAGATAACTTAGAGAACTTGGTCGAAGACGACGAAGATGAACTTGATCCGCTGTTCTAA
- the cofG gene encoding 7,8-didemethyl-8-hydroxy-5-deazariboflavin synthase subunit CofG — MIPGTDEYDVDIEVSDADIERVLSVMPEDVESASALSYCRNVFLPLTTACRYTCTYCTYYDPPGQAELMAPGEIRETCRRGADAGCTEALFTFGDDPDDRYTAIHDQLAEWGHDSIHEYLREACEIALEEGLLPHANPGDQTREQMAHVADLNASMGVMLETTTEVQAHGGPRSKTPGQRLDTLRVAGELGVPFTTGILVGIGEDWHHRAESLLAIREMHERYGHVQEVIVQPVVENERWQGGSPDLATMRRVTAMARAALPEAVSVQVPPNLAPARDLTDCGIDDLGGVSPVTVDHINPEYEWPALRELTAVADAADVPLTERLPVYERFVDDGWLSAPIEAAIGAEDDAGERFRSILDRGVNPVTL, encoded by the coding sequence GTGATACCCGGCACGGACGAGTACGACGTCGACATCGAGGTGTCCGACGCCGACATCGAGAGGGTCCTGTCCGTGATGCCCGAGGATGTCGAGTCGGCGTCGGCGCTGTCCTACTGCCGGAACGTGTTCCTGCCGCTGACGACTGCCTGTCGGTACACCTGCACGTACTGCACGTACTACGACCCGCCGGGACAGGCGGAGCTGATGGCCCCCGGGGAAATCCGGGAGACCTGTCGCCGCGGGGCCGACGCCGGCTGTACGGAGGCGCTGTTCACGTTCGGCGACGACCCCGACGACCGGTACACCGCTATCCACGACCAGCTGGCCGAGTGGGGCCACGACTCCATCCACGAGTACCTCCGGGAGGCCTGTGAAATCGCACTGGAGGAGGGGCTGCTCCCCCACGCGAATCCCGGCGACCAGACGCGCGAGCAGATGGCGCACGTCGCCGACCTGAACGCCTCGATGGGCGTGATGCTGGAGACCACCACCGAGGTTCAGGCCCACGGGGGCCCGCGGTCGAAGACGCCGGGCCAGCGGCTCGACACGCTCCGCGTGGCCGGCGAACTCGGCGTCCCGTTCACGACGGGCATCCTCGTCGGCATCGGCGAGGACTGGCACCACCGGGCCGAGAGCCTGCTGGCCATCCGCGAGATGCACGAGCGGTACGGCCACGTCCAGGAGGTCATCGTCCAGCCGGTCGTCGAGAACGAGCGCTGGCAGGGCGGCTCCCCGGACCTGGCGACGATGCGCCGGGTGACGGCGATGGCCCGCGCGGCACTGCCCGAGGCGGTGTCCGTGCAGGTCCCGCCGAACCTCGCGCCCGCCCGTGACCTGACCGACTGCGGCATCGACGACCTGGGCGGCGTCTCGCCGGTCACGGTCGACCACATCAACCCCGAGTACGAGTGGCCCGCCCTCAGGGAGTTGACGGCCGTCGCCGACGCCGCCGACGTGCCCCTCACGGAGCGACTGCCCGTCTACGAGCGGTTCGTGGACGACGGCTGGCTCTCGGCCCCCATCGAGGCCGCCATCGGAGCCGAGGACGACGCCGGCGAGCGGTTCCGGTCGATACTGGACCGCGGCGTGAATCCGGTAACCCTGTGA
- the cofH gene encoding 7,8-didemethyl-8-hydroxy-5-deazariboflavin synthase subunit CofH: MPDVPDAVGTPDGSLEFEHRPTTDQSFENALAKARDGTRLTVADAVELFTTGTDRDGIDNRRKEQVLEAADRRRAEVVGDEVTFVANLNNNVTTACNTGCLFCNFKDRSEQFRSDYQEAHGGFTKTPSESRDIVRDALDRGIYEVCSVSGLHPALALDDEHREILESSDRGDLNYRSPDEYEKDPATYCEQLSAMNVGDVHLHSMTPEEAYHARRGTDWSYEAVFRRLKDAGLDSVPGTAAEILVDEVRDVICPGKIRTDEWLEAMEAAASVGLDMTSTMMYGHVENERHRALHLKRIRDLQDRTGAITEFVPLSFVHEETPLYERGMVESGATVAEDELLIAVSRLFLDNVDHIQSSWVKYGDTQGLKMLTCGADDFMGTILSEEITKRAGGDYGEFRSFQEYADMITAIGRTPVERSTDYEQRRVIDPDADVLGPELGPRADGTPLLD; encoded by the coding sequence ATGCCGGATGTCCCAGACGCCGTCGGTACTCCGGACGGCTCCCTCGAGTTCGAGCACCGTCCGACGACTGACCAGTCGTTCGAGAACGCCCTGGCAAAGGCGAGAGACGGGACACGACTGACGGTCGCCGACGCGGTCGAACTGTTCACCACGGGCACCGACCGGGACGGCATCGACAACCGCCGGAAAGAGCAGGTCCTCGAAGCGGCCGACCGACGCCGGGCCGAGGTCGTCGGCGACGAGGTCACGTTCGTCGCCAACCTCAACAACAACGTCACGACGGCCTGTAACACGGGCTGTCTGTTCTGTAACTTCAAGGACCGCTCCGAGCAGTTCCGCAGCGACTACCAGGAGGCCCACGGCGGCTTCACGAAGACGCCGAGCGAGTCCCGCGACATCGTCCGTGACGCCCTCGACCGCGGCATCTACGAGGTCTGTTCCGTCTCCGGACTCCACCCCGCGCTCGCGCTGGACGACGAACACCGCGAGATACTGGAGTCGAGCGACCGCGGCGACCTGAACTACCGCTCGCCCGACGAGTACGAGAAAGACCCAGCTACCTACTGCGAACAACTCAGCGCGATGAACGTCGGCGATGTCCACCTCCACTCGATGACGCCCGAGGAGGCGTACCACGCCCGCCGTGGCACCGACTGGTCCTACGAGGCGGTGTTCCGACGGCTCAAGGACGCCGGCCTCGACAGCGTTCCGGGGACGGCCGCGGAAATCCTCGTCGACGAGGTCCGGGACGTCATCTGCCCGGGGAAGATACGCACCGACGAGTGGCTGGAGGCGATGGAGGCGGCCGCGTCGGTCGGCCTCGACATGACCTCGACGATGATGTACGGCCACGTCGAGAACGAGCGCCACCGAGCGTTGCACCTGAAACGCATCCGCGACCTGCAGGACCGGACCGGCGCGATTACGGAGTTCGTCCCGCTCTCGTTCGTTCACGAGGAGACGCCGCTGTACGAGCGCGGCATGGTCGAGTCGGGCGCGACGGTCGCCGAGGACGAACTGCTCATCGCCGTCTCGCGGCTCTTCCTGGACAACGTCGACCACATCCAGTCCTCGTGGGTGAAATACGGCGACACGCAGGGGCTGAAGATGCTCACCTGCGGCGCGGACGACTTCATGGGGACCATCCTCTCGGAGGAGATAACCAAGCGCGCCGGCGGCGACTACGGCGAGTTCCGGTCGTTCCAGGAGTACGCCGACATGATTACCGCCATCGGCCGGACGCCGGTCGAGCGGTCGACGGACTACGAACAGCGCCGCGTCATCGACCCCGACGCCGACGTGCTCGGGCCGGAACTCGGGCCACGAGCCGACGGGACGCCGCTGCTCGACTGA